The following is a genomic window from Bacilli bacterium PM5-9.
TACCATACATATCTAAAATACGCTGCAATTGGGCTAATTGTTTTAGGAATTATTTTGTTAATCATAAAGAAAATTATTAATAAAAGAAAAAATGTTAGATTTGATGGTGAAGTTATAAAATTATGTATTAATAATTATGTTGAACATGAATTTGATTTAAGAAAAATTGATGAAATATTTAATTATCGTACTAATCCAGAAATACCATACGGAATGCAAGATGCTTTAGCTTTTCGTTTTCATAAAAATGATATTTGGGAAACAGTTACAAGTTCATTAAAAAATAGTAAAACAAAACAATCTGGAGTTACTTTAGTAAAAGATATTAATGAAGCTTATGCAAAGATTAAGTCTCAAAGAGCACTTGCTAAAATGAATTCAAGCCAAGGTGTTAGATTTAGATATTTATCAATTAATAATGAAAAAAATAGTAAAGAGGATTATAATAATAAGTTAATTGAGTTTGAAAAAACATTTAAAGATTATAATAATACTTATGGTGGTTTTGATGTAGAGAGGTTAGTTGTTACAAGTGATGCTTTATATGTTAATAAACATCGTGAGGCAACAATTAATGATAG
Proteins encoded in this region:
- a CDS encoding hypothetical protein (product_source=Hypo-rule applied; smart=SM00970; superfamily=51445; transmembrane_helix_parts=Inside_1_11,TMhelix_12_34,Outside_35_48,TMhelix_49_68,Inside_69_297), which translates into the protein MNIYYEKTDVKVKVISFISAIVLIVGFLAAIAFALQYFDILKYYTSYHTYLKYAAIGLIVLGIILLIIKKIINKRKNVRFDGEVIKLCINNYVEHEFDLRKIDEIFNYRTNPEIPYGMQDALAFRFHKNDIWETVTSSLKNSKTKQSGVTLVKDINEAYAKIKSQRALAKMNSSQGVRFRYLSINNEKNSKEDYNNKLIEFEKTFKDYNNTYGGFDVERLVVTSDALYVNKHREATINDSDYVLLRKNHNNNETYFISDYLDFYNKNDELIISIDLTLVVNSELFKELCLSVFSKVE